In the genome of uncultured Pseudomonas sp., the window ATACGCATTTCTTGCCTCCTATCACGGTAGCCAGTGATCGTAGCGGCCTGCTAAGCTCGCGCTTTCACACCATTAGCCCTAGGGCGCACCGGACAAGGAACAAGCATGAAACAGCATCGTTTAGCAGCGGCGGTCGCCCTGGTAGGTTTGGTTCTCGCAGGTTGCGATTCGCAAACCAGCGAAATCGCCCTGGAAACTCCAGCGCAGAAGGCATCCTATGGCATCGGTCTGAACATGGGCAAAAGCCTGGCTCAGGAAGGCATGGATGATCTGGACTCCAATGCTGTTGCTCAAGGCATCGAAGACGCCATTGGCAAGAAAGAACAGCGTCTGAAAGATGAAGAGCTGATCGAGGCCTTTGCCTTCCTGCAGAAGCGTGCGGAAGAGCGCATGGCGATGCTGAATGAAGAGTCGGCCAAGGCTGGTAAGAAGTTCCTTGAAGACAATGCCAAGCGTGATGGCGTGACCACCACCGCTTCCGGTCTGCAGTATGAAGTGGTGAAGAAGGCCGATGGCGCGCAGCCAAAGGCGACAGACGTGGTGACTGTTCACTACGAAGGCAAGCTGACCGATGGCAGCGTGTTCGACAGCTCGGTTGAGCGCGGCAGCCCGATTGACCTGCCGGTTAACGGCGTGATACCAGGTTGGGTTGAAGGCTTGCAGTTGATGCACGTTGGCGAGAAGTACAAATTGTACATCCCAAGTGAGCTGGCTTACGGCGAGCAAAGCCCGACCCCGGCCATTCCAGCCAACTCGGTGCTGGTGTTTGATCTTGAGCTGATCTCGATCAAAGACGCCGCCACTGAAGAGTAACGTTCAGCGCTGTAGACAACGCCCCGCCTCGACGGGGCGTTGTCATTTCTGCTGGCCGTAATATGCACTTTGCGCTTGACTGGCGGGTCTTAAAGGGTGCATTCGGTGATTGTGGTGTTACGGTTATGCACATTTCCCATCGGCGCTGTGACGGGTTAATGTAACTCTCTTGAATAAATCCTTTGCCATTTTTAACGCATTGATTTATATGGGGTTTTGGTCTGTGGGCAAAAAGTGTCCGATCTGTGACGAGGCCGCGTAGGCTGGGCGTTTGCCAGGCTTATCGAGAAACTGTTCACAAGGTTATCCACAGCTTTAGTGGATAACCTTAGTCAGCCCAGCGGGCATGCGGGATTGCCGGGAGACGACGATGAAAGCACCGAAAAATTTCGCCCGTTACCAGTTTTTGGCCAAGCGTTTCCTAAAAGCCGGACGGTTACCGGCTTTGCTGTTATCGGTCGCTCGCAAGCGTGAAAAATTGGGGTATCGCTTTGCCGACTTGGCAGAGCAACTGCAGTTGCTGCAGGCGCTTTGCCTTGCATGGTGGCGCGGTGAGTATCGGGCAATTGACTCGCGGGCATTGTTGGCGGTGGTGGCGGCCTTGCTGTACTTCGTCACGCCGCTGGATGCCATACCTGATTGGCTGTTTGGTATTGGCTTGGTTGACGATCTGGCCGTTCTCGCGTGGGTGCTGCGTACCTGGCAGGCGGAACTTGCGGCGTTTCAGCAGTGGCGAGCGGCTCAGGCTCCAGATGTGCTGCAGGTAGTCGAACGCTTGCCAGAGGCGGACGAGAC includes:
- a CDS encoding FKBP-type peptidyl-prolyl cis-trans isomerase is translated as MKQHRLAAAVALVGLVLAGCDSQTSEIALETPAQKASYGIGLNMGKSLAQEGMDDLDSNAVAQGIEDAIGKKEQRLKDEELIEAFAFLQKRAEERMAMLNEESAKAGKKFLEDNAKRDGVTTTASGLQYEVVKKADGAQPKATDVVTVHYEGKLTDGSVFDSSVERGSPIDLPVNGVIPGWVEGLQLMHVGEKYKLYIPSELAYGEQSPTPAIPANSVLVFDLELISIKDAATEE
- a CDS encoding YkvA family protein, whose protein sequence is MKAPKNFARYQFLAKRFLKAGRLPALLLSVARKREKLGYRFADLAEQLQLLQALCLAWWRGEYRAIDSRALLAVVAALLYFVTPLDAIPDWLFGIGLVDDLAVLAWVLRTWQAELAAFQQWRAAQAPDVLQVVERLPEADETLAVIEGALD